One Drosophila willistoni isolate 14030-0811.24 unplaced genomic scaffold, UCI_dwil_1.1 Seg8.1, whole genome shotgun sequence DNA window includes the following coding sequences:
- the LOC6640833 gene encoding uncharacterized protein LOC6640833: MAELACHTQNEFYPDEDVWFYVDKPSCMNSYQKYPKSHNWKLYDRSSSRVMMYWRDIEGSKMADVKRKDLYFTNWPKNRIRPQACLGMLYATGHRFIRLAQAEPSGFKCAPLPVNLAQARQIKVELRKKRKREMKAAKKAKKEAKKAKKNTDKGKGKGGKGGQGGTQSKVITYKNVDK, from the exons CCCAAAATGAATTCTATCCAGATGAAGATGTTTGGTTCTATGTGGATAAGCCAAGCTGCATGAATAGCTATCAAAAGTATCCAAAGAGTCACAATTGGAAACTCTATGATAGATCGAGCAGTCGGGTGATGATGTACTGGCGCGACATTGAGGGttccaaaatggcggatgtaaaACGAAAGGATTTATACTTTACCAATTGGCCAAAGAACCGCATACGTCCGCAAGCCTGTCTCGGTATGCTTTATGCCACAGGACATCGTTTCATACGTTTAGCCCAGGCGGAACCCTCCGGCTTCAAGTGTGCTCCGCTGCCAGTGAATTTGGCCCAAGCAAGACAAATTAAGG TTGAGTTGCGTAAGAAACGCAAACGTGAAATGAAGGCAGCCAAAAAGGCCAAAAAGGAGGCCAAGAAAGCCAAAAAGAATACGGACAAGGGTAAAGGCAAGGGTGGTAAGGGTGGCCAGGGTGGCACCCAATCAAAAGTCATCACGTATAAAAATGTTGataaataa